The following are from one region of the Flavimobilis soli genome:
- a CDS encoding GNAT family acetyltransferase: MSTATIAPAELSDVDAVVALWRDCDLTRPWNDPVRDFQDAVVGETSTVLVARDGDALVGAVMAGYDGHRGWLYYLGVAPGVQGSGHGRALVVAAEAWLAAAGAVKVQLMVRRTNDAVLGFYERLGYDDQETVVLGRRFVPAPGGF; encoded by the coding sequence ATGAGCACCGCCACGATCGCGCCCGCCGAGCTGTCCGACGTCGACGCCGTCGTCGCGCTGTGGCGCGACTGCGACCTGACGCGCCCGTGGAACGACCCGGTGCGCGACTTCCAGGACGCTGTCGTGGGGGAGACGTCGACCGTCCTCGTCGCGCGCGACGGCGACGCGCTCGTCGGCGCCGTCATGGCCGGGTACGACGGCCACCGCGGGTGGCTGTACTACCTGGGCGTCGCGCCGGGCGTGCAGGGCTCCGGGCACGGCCGCGCGCTCGTCGTCGCCGCCGAGGCGTGGCTCGCCGCGGCGGGCGCGGTCAAGGTGCAGCTCATGGTCCGCCGCACGAACGACGCCGTGCTCGGCTTCTACGAGCGCCTCGGGTACGACGACCAGGAGACGGTCGTCCTCGGGCGGAGGTTCGTGCCCGCGCCGGGTGGTTTCTAG